The segment AAAACTTTAGGCCCCCCTTTTCCCCAATCAACCTAGCTAGTCTAACCCAAATAGCAACTATTCAACCCAAAAAGTTaacaaaagcaataaaaacattcacaatggtaattgtattttagcaaaaaaaaaaaaaaactattttaccaccaaagacCCAATAAAACATGTGTTATAGGAGaagctaaagctaaatttttttgcaactatagtaaactggtataaataccagttgactgtagcaagttgttaaaaataaaatacaatatattattaagattatatcccTTCCTTCtattaaaaactcaaattctctttcttcctttattattttaatgagttatttatattattttaaatgaagtgataaaaaaatagaactccaagccagcctagtattaaaaaaaaaatttattttgtttttgtttttgtcttttttggtagatgattgcatcttaatgtatttagaaataacaattttgtgtatttataattttttaatactatatggatacTTAAAATCCTGAGTCCGTCCCTAGAATAGATTGACATACAGAGAATAGCATAAATCATGCACATGAGATCAATCAATCCAAATTGGGATATTGTCCCATAAAATGTCTGTGGATAGTATCACACAGATCGTATACACAAGCAGTATGCTTCTCTCACACAGATCATATACAAAAACGGTATGCTTCTCTCATTTGCTACTTCCTATGACCACTCAAAATAAAGTGAAGTGCTAGTAATCATGTATTctaaattcattttcttttatgttcGTGCAAATCTAATTCAACTATAACCTACAAATAACAACTCTTTAAGTTTTcaatgtttatccaaaagaatagaaaatatataaatatagccAATATTAATCTATCTAGTTTGGTTACCcattttgcaataaaatttcCCATTTTATTAAACTTCTTATCTTAGATAACCAACATCCATATCCTACCAATGATTTATCGATAAGGCAAAGTGCTGGAGTCTATGGTCTAAAATCAAATTGTGATGTCCATAACAGAAGAGCACACATATAAGATCTAATCAAAACAGAAAATAACAGATCATGTAGGACAGTTTTCAACTTTGAAAAATTTGATTGACAAGGAAATTGAATTGAGCAAACgcaaatttcattatttatatatatatatatatatatatatataggcattGCGAGAGTAACAAGAGTGCAGATTTTACTCACCAacataattgaacaaaaatgaTGAGCACACAATTTGTTGCACTCTTCTTGTTTGCTAGTAGTTTGACAATTTTTGCTCCCCAACAAAGTCTAGTAACTTCATCAAAGCTACCAGGTTCACTGGGATTCCTCTACATCACAAATAGAACTACCTTCTATGCATAAATTCCCAATCCAATTTTCAATTAGATTAGGGTGCTCTATCCACTTTTTGGAAAAGCCACAACAACCAGTTTTTTGTTTGTAGCATGTCACAAAGCTGTAAAATCTTaccattctactaaaaaaaaaaaaaaaaaaaaaaaaactcttttaaataaGTCTATTGACAGAAGAGTAGGAGGTGGATGACATACCATTAACTTAAGAATAGCTCAAAAGTCACAAAGGAAACAGTGAAAGTAGAGGAAAAATTATTCTTGTTTTCCCGTTTTCCCTAAGCATGGGATCAACGGATATCTTCAATCTTTCAGGTTATAATTCTCGATTACAACTTCTAGTTTTACTAGGTCTTATTACACCATTGCAGTTTTGCTTATTTCTTTCCCTATAatgaattatataataataaatgagaCCCCATTTGCAAGATAAAGAAGCCAGGTAGTGCCTTACTGTTTGCTAGAACTCTGCATATCATCAAGctgttatgacttatgagacAAAGCCCACACTTCTTTACTGCAAAGCTTGGGCAAATGCTGGCAACTGAAAGCTTCAATGCAACTGCATTGATTCAACTAATCTGAAAGTGATGCACAccatatatatgatatataggACACCCATATCCATTCACCTAGATGGAACAGCATGACATCAGTTTCCTAGTGACAGACAAGTAAGATAATGAAAAGTTTCTAATTCCAAATTGTCAACAATAAATACCTTAGGCTCTATATTTCTTCATACgacaaacatgaaaataaaacaaGGGTTCTTTAGATGtacataaatttttgaaaacagaataagattttatagacaaaaattaaaccaaaaattaaaacaatgcCACACTTGAATagaaaaaaagtgtaatttttagaagtttAGAATAGCTCATATTCTATCCAAATTGTAAATGAGTAGACCCCAAGCCTCCAGCAAAAACCAATCTcactctccctccctccctccctttCATCATGATTCCCAtccacaaacaaaaaacaacatgTTCACTCCACCATCATGGCCCACTCTTTAACACCCCAACCCCAACTCCTCCTTTCCCACCACCAACACAACCACCaccctcctcctcctctccACCTCAACCCCATAATCACCTGCCGCTCCCTCCTCCTCTCCATCACTTCACTCTCCCTCACTACCACCACTCCTCCACCACCCTCACTAACCTCTCCTCCACTTGAAACCACAATCACCGACCGTATCTTCATGGAATTTAGCCTTTGCCCCACCACTTTCCTCCCCAACACCAACCCAACTCTCTCCCCTGACCCCTCCACTCCTCTCTACACTGAATTCTTCCTTTTAGGTTGCCTCATTCTTGGCCTCTATGGCCACCTCGTCCCTCTCACTGTCTCCAACTTCGAATATATGTGTTCCTCCACTTCCTCTTCCTCATACAAGAACACCCTCATCCACAAAATCTTTCCACTAATGTGGCTTAAGAGTTAAGAGCATTCGCATTGTAACATTATTCTTAttcattaaaaatcaaaaatcaaaatgaattaAATGGGGTGAGTTTTCTCTTTATGGCATTTACTACATTTTTTCAATTCCAATATTGTTGTAAAATCAAATGGAAAGAAGTAAATTTGGGCCATTTTTCACCAGAGAGGTCACCTTTTCTCAAGCCAGCCATGTGATTACTTTTTCCCACAACATAAGtgaacaaaaaatcaaaaaatacagATGGTTGAACTCAAATGAAAGCAGATGccaatgaatttaaaaaagaaatatatagcTAACAAAAAAGATTCATAAAAGGGAGAAAGATATCAGTGACTTACAAAAAATTCAGAGGAAAAAGATTATCAGCTAtacaaattcatcaaaaccaCCACTTTCACTAGgatttctcttcctctcaatCAGAGTTACATTGTCCTTGTGTGCTTAAATTCCCAATCCAATTTCCCAAACGTGGAATGAATATTTCAATTGGATTAGAGGTACCTTCTCCACTGGTTCCATTCTCATCCCTTTCATACTCATCATGGCTTTCACTTAGTTTTGGTATCTTTTGCTGAATCTTCCAAATCATCCTCATAAGGAGTGATGCTACAGCTGCTGCTACTGTTGTACCCACGCATAGTTTGGTTCAGATCTTCAATTTCTTGCTTGTAAAACCAACGAGCCCCGCATTTTGTAACCTCTAATTCTGGACCTTCGGTTTTAAATCCAATCTCAATTTGACCGATTCCATTAGCATCTACTTGACTCCAATTTTCTTTCAATGCTTGCTCGAATGATTGATAGGAAACATAACCCAGGTAAAGATGATACGATTCAATCTTACCAAATTGTTCTGCAAAAGGAAACTTAGGTATCGGTTGGATTTCATATTCGTTGGCTTTCAAGTACAACCAAAGCTTATGCGTAAATATATAACCTCCATTACTCTTATCATCTGAAGGAGGTTGGTGAAGTAGATGATGTTGGCGGAGTACAAAAAGTGCACATACAAAGACTCCCTTCAATTTATCTAAAGAAGGCACTTGCAAATTCACTGAAGTCCCCACACTTTGATGTGTAAACCATTTCGAAATATCTCTTCCTggaattatattataaaaaatgggtTCATCTTCctgaaacatacaaaattacaaaatcatTATATTTAGAACATCacaagcaagagagagagagagagagagagagagaaagagagagaccttAAATTGAAAGTGATGTCTTAGTGTTGTTAATAACATGGTACTGTAGTCTTCATTCAATTTAACACAATTGAGAAGAAAGAGTAACGGATAAGGACCATCTTTAGGTCTTGGTATTGGTAATATTTCCAGTGAGGTACAACCATTTCCATCAATAACATCAATATTTAATGGAAGCTCTGGCAAAGATCGAAGATGTGTGCAACCACTCAGATAAAGAGTCTCCATATTAGATAGTCGAGTGGTACTCTCAGGAAggcaaacaaaattatttcccCTAAGATCTAAATGTGTTAAAGAGGACAAACAACCAAGACCATCAGGGATTGCCTGAAGATTGCATAAACTTAGATTCAATTCAGTCAAAGACCATAAATTAGAAAGAGAATGCCCTAACATGCCTTCGGGGTCTACTCTTCTTTTTCGCAATAAAGGGCAACAAATGAGTTTATTTGATGATATAGATGATAAGCCTTCACATCTACGAAGAGATAGTACTTTGAGATTTTTCAAGAGAACAAACGAAGAAGGTACTTCTGTTATAGCAGTTTCACTCACATCTAGCTCCTCTAGACTTTTGATATTTCCCAAATTCTCTGGCAGTTCATTAATTTTTGAGCAACCAGACAAAGTGAGAATTTTTAGAGACatcaaacaacaacaaacattTGGAAGACTTGAAAGGTTTTTGCAATCTCCTAGATCTAATTTAGTAAGGCCAGTTAAATGCTCCATGGACAACGGTAGTTCTTTTATGGCAGTCTCATTCAAATAAAGTTCCGACAAACTTGACATGTTTCCCACAACCTTTGGAAACTTCTTTAGTCTTGAACAAccagaaagaataaaaatttcaagagaTTCCAAGTTGATCTTGGGTGGAAGGCTCTTAAGGCACTTGCAACCATTTAGATCCAATCGAGTAAGCCATTTGAGATTTCCAAGAGATGCATGAATCTCAGATAGTCTTATACAACGTTGAAGAATCAACTGCTTAAGTTTTGGGGCTCCACTAAGGTCCGGCATCTTAATCAAGTTTTGGGAGTCACTTAGGTCAATGAGTCTTAACTCATCTAAATTCtgttataaaccaaaaaaattattagataaacTCAAGTATtaatgaaaaggaagaaaatacaCATTTGCTTGAGTGAAAATCCTACCATAATTCCTTTCCATAGGTGTTTGATGCAGCTGCAATGCATTCTGAGTTCAACAAGTTTGTTTGGTTCAAAACTAGTTGGCATGGATTTAAAAGGATATCCATGCCATTCCATAATGCGTAACTTGTCAGAAAGATAATTAAGACTTTTTGGAAGTTGCATAGTACCATTTATGAAGTCTTGTGGAAATTTCTCATTACCAATTTTgagaaatctcaaatttttcatCTTTGAGAAGGCTTCAGCATGCAAGTGTTCCATTTTTTGAATAGGATCTTCTAGCATTATGCCTTCAACTGCCTCGGTTccctaataaataaaaacaatgaatttagaATAATTCGAAAATTCTTAGAAAATTTTGTAGTAacatatatactttttaaaGCTCAGGTTTATACTAGTTAACTTACAGAATTATTCTTCAATACATGAATGACATCCTTATAAATCCACAACCTACTACGTCCACCAGGATCTCTAGGGGACTCGCGACGAACGATTTCTTGACCCATATCTTGCagcaaatcatgcatccacAAAATTCCATGGCCCTCAATGGTTATTAGAGATTTGTCCATAAGAACACCAATATTGTAGTCTGAATAGTAACCAAAACTTTGCAGTACATCTCTTATGCAACCTATGTTCTCTCCTTTGAAAAAACACgcaatatctaaaaataatGCCTTTTGTGTATCCATTAACCCATCAAAACTTATTTGAagtatattcataatattttcatcaaATTCTGCTTTTAGTTTATTTAGGGCACTTTTCCATTCATTCATTGTTTTATCAAACAACAAAGAACCTAAAACTTTAAGAGCTAAAGGAAGGCCTTTAGCATAATTCACAAAGTCCATAgacaaatttacaaaattttcttcaGGATGAGGTTTATGGAAAGCTTTCAAACTAAAAAGCTTCAAAGCATCATTGTCACTCAACCCCTTGGCTGTATATATATCATTCACACCACATCTTATCAATAAATGGCTATCTCTGCTTGTTAAAATGATTCTACTCCCCGGACCAAACCAATCATGTTTTCCTGCTAATGCTCCTAATTGTTCTTCTCcatccacatcatcaagaacaatAAAAACCTTCTTATTTTGTAGTGTACTTCTTATAACATTGATTCCCTCATAAATATTcgatatatttttttcactttccaTGAGGGTCTTAGAAAGAAGTTGTTTTTGTAAAGAAACTAGACCATGATTTTTAGTTTCTTCTCTAACATTTGCAATAAACTTACCAACTTCAAAGTTACCTGAAATTCTTCTATAAATTTCTTGTGCAAGAGTTGTTTTGCCCATTCCACCCATCCCGCATATCCCAACAAAGTGAACATCACCCAACCCTTCACCTAAGTATGAACCCAACATTTCTTCCACACGTGAGTCCATTCCAACAAGGTCCTCACAAACACTTGAGAATTTATGATACAACTTAGTGCATATCCTTCCTATGATTTCTTGGATAACTTTTGATTCATACCTGCAAAGAAAATtgcaaaacaataattttgatgAGGCAAAGCTAGCCACATTTCAAGATAAAACATTCAGCATATAATCATAATCTTAGATTCGTTCAGCCACATTGAGAATGCCTAATTAGATTTAGTCctctttgttttacatttctTGAATGCTATTTTCAGCGcccttttttcataaaaataaaaaaataaaataaaacaattgaaGTATTAACTGTATAATTCtactgtttctcaaaaaaaaaaaaaaaaaaaaactgtataaTTCTACTTTTCTCCTAACCACTTGCTTTGTACATTTttacttgcttttttttttcttcatataaaaaaaatgtattaactTTAACTTTATAATTCTACTTTTCGCCTAACCACTTGCTTTTGATATTTTTACTTGCTTATCAAGACAATTCTACCAAAAACATAAAGCAGCAATTCGCATGAAAACATTACGGGTGGGCGGGTAGCTTATATAAAGCAAAGCTATGTAGACTCCATAAGTCACATGTAAAATGAGGATTACCAAATTTCGTGACTTTTTGCTCATATTGGGTAATTTAGGGACTACCATGCCAAACTATGCAAATCCAAAGCCCAATTTGAGATTATAATTTCCAAAGTTTGTAATATACATGGGACAAAGAAATTCATTGCAAGATGTGTTATGGGGGCAATTTTAGAAATATTAGGAGCCAAATTTGTTGTAAGgcccaaatctctctctctctattaattttttattctttcttgttaCTTTAATTTTGGTTGCCGAatcattgtgtttttttttaaactctattttgggttaatatgtTTTGGTATTGTATTTTTGAGTTCCCCATCACAAGTagtctttcttccttttatatctttggtttgagttaatacttagttattttggaagtgagagtttgaatttatatcaaaacataaTATTGGCTACATATTTGAATGTgcctatcaattatttgagtaatattaaaaagtaattttgttatgagttatgattatcatgataatctccttTAAGAGAATgaggaatttaaataatttatttgaatcttaaaatatttagttgtacagaaaaataaaaataaaaatagacacTATAACATAATTTCAAAGAATATGGTTCAGCTCATAAAGGaataatattaattaaccacaccaaaaataatagaatgatatattggtagagatagaaagatgaaaaataattttagaaattgtttaatttttgaggagaaaaaattattttcaacaaattttagaaaacataataatacattatataacaattacaaaataattatctattctTACACATCCATATATTTGTGACTTGTTATATTAAAAGAAGTAATACTACATTGAAATTAAAAGTAGGAAGGGGTGTTAGTCCCTATAAATAGAGTGGTGATGTAACTTTGTTGAGTGTGTGTAATAGTTAGAAGCAAAGTTTTGTCTTGTGAGAGAGACAATATTGAGATGAAAGGAGTAAAAACTATTTGTTCATGTAATCATGTCTTACCCCTTAGATAAAGTCTAGCATGTTAAATGAGGCCTCTCCCCCTAGCGTTTTGGAAAAAGTTGTAGAAAGTATATATGTTTAGTAATTGACAAATCGATTATATGCTTGAAGAAAGAGTTGTATCGCACAAAAGAAGGCACTTACAAAAGTTTCTCTAATTTGATTGGGctagaaaaagtaaataaaatttgtcaTGTTAATCTACGGGAAAGTCGGCAAAGTTTTAGCGtagaaaattatgattttgataTTAGTATGAACAAAATTACtctaaaaaaagacaaattttaCCTATCATGCACATGCCATCCGGATATATGACCCACATCTTTCAAAGCAGCTTTCCATGCTTGCACATCTTCTGTGTTAACTTTGGTATCTTCCTCATGTTTAGCAAAGGCTTTAGCAAGATTACCACTCTGGTTTCTCACATCAGAGGGTTCCACATGATAAAAGACAGGCAAAATTGTCAATCTGGTCTTCTTCATGCATTCAACAATTTTTGCTAATTCAGTTAGGCACCACCTTGAAGAAGCATAGTTTGTTGAGAGAACGATGATAGCATACTTGGACTCTTCTATTGCTTTCAAGAGCTTTGGAGAAATATATTTCCCTCGCTCAGTTTTTTCATCATCCCAGAAGGTGTCAATACCCTTTCGTTTTAAAGCAGTGTAGAGATGATCTGTGAAATTCTTGCGGGTGTCAACACCGCAAAAACTGAGGAACACATCGTAGTTCCGTCGAgagcaagaagaagaagaagatgatgaagaatttgaagagGGAGAGGAGGAAGTTGCTTGAGTGGCCATTGAAGCAATTGGTAACTTACTAGCTTGTTAAGCGATATGTAGGAGctatgaacattttttttggttgaagacCAGCTATGAAATTTCCcacttgcttttgtttttgtctatCAAGTTGGCCATTTGAGAAATTATTAG is part of the Quercus robur chromosome 9, dhQueRobu3.1, whole genome shotgun sequence genome and harbors:
- the LOC126700106 gene encoding TMV resistance protein N-like isoform X4; translated protein: MATQATSSSPSSNSSSSSSSSCSRRNYDVFLSFCGVDTRKNFTDHLYTALKRKGIDTFWDDEKTERGKYISPKLLKAIEESKYAIIVLSTNYASSRWCLTELAKIVECMKKTRLTILPVFYHVEPSDVRNQSGNLAKAFAKHEEDTKVNTEDVQAWKAALKDVGHISGWHVHDRYESKVIQEIIGRICTKLYHKFSSVCEDLVGMDSRVEEMLGSYLGEGLGDVHFVGICGMGGMGKTTLAQEIYRRISGNFEVGKFIANVREETKNHGLVSLQKQLLSKTLMESEKNISNIYEGINVIRSTLQNKKVFIVLDDVDGEEQLGALAGKHDWFGPGSRIILTSRDSHLLIRCGVNDIYTAKGLSDNDALKLFSLKAFHKPHPEENFVNLSMDFVNYAKGLPLALKVLGSLLFDKTMNEWKSALNKLKAEFDENIMNILQISFDGLMDTQKALFLDIACFFKGENIGCIRDVLQSFGYYSDYNIGVLMDKSLITIEGHGILWMHDLLQDMGQEIVRRESPRDPGGRSRLWIYKDVIHVLKNNSGTEAVEGIMLEDPIQKMEHLHAEAFSKMKNLRFLKIGNEKFPQDFINGTMQLPKSLNYLSDKLRIMEWHGYPFKSMPTSFEPNKLVELRMHCSCIKHLWKGIMNLDELRLIDLSDSQNLIKMPDLSGAPKLKQLILQRCIRLSEIHASLGNLKWLTRLDLNGCKCLKSLPPKINLESLEIFILSGCSRLKKFPKVVGNMSSLSELYLNETAIKELPLSMEHLTGLTKLDLGDCKNLSSLPNVCCCLMSLKILTLSGCSKINELPENLGNIKSLEELDVSETAITEVPSSFVLLKNLKVLSLRRCEGLSSISSNKLICCPLLRKRRVDPEGMLGHSLSNLWSLTELNLSLCNLQAIPDGLGCLSSLTHLDLRGNNFVCLPESTTRLSNMETLYLSGCTHLRSLPELPLNIDVIDGNGCTSLEILPIPRPKDGPYPLLFLLNCVKLNEDYSTMLLTTLRHHFQFKEDEPIFYNIIPGRDISKWFTHQSVGTSVNLQVPSLDKLKGVFVCALFVLRQHHLLHQPPSDDKSNGGYIFTHKLWLYLKANEYEIQPIPKFPFAEQFGKIESYHLYLGYVSYQSFEQALKENWSQVDANGIGQIEIGFKTEGPELEVTKCGARWFYKQEIEDLNQTMRGYNSSSSCSITPYEDDLEDSAKDTKTK
- the LOC126700106 gene encoding disease resistance protein RUN1-like isoform X5, with product MATQATSSSPSSNSSSSSSSSCSRRNYDVFLSFCGVDTRKNFTDHLYTALKRKGIDTFWDDEKTERGKYISPKLLKAIEESKYAIIVLSTNYASSRWCLTELAKIVECMKKTRLTILPVFYHVEPSDVRNQSGNLAKAFAKHEEDTKVNTEDVQAWKAALKDVGHISGWHVHDRYESKVIQEIIGRICTKLYHKFSSVCEDLVGMDSRVEEMLGSYLGEGLGDVHFVGICGMGGMGKTTLAQEIYRRISGNFEVGKFIANVREETKNHGLVSLQKQLLSKTLMESEKNISNIYEGINVIRSTLQNKKVFIVLDDVDGEEQLGALAGKHDWFGPGSRIILTSRDSHLLIRCGVNDIYTAKGLSDNDALKLFSLKAFHKPHPEENFVNLSMDFVNYAKGLPLALKVLGSLLFDKTMNEWKSALNKLKAEFDENIMNILQISFDGLMDTQKALFLDIACFFKGENIGCIRDVLQSFGYYSDYNIGVLMDKSLITIEGHGILWMHDLLQDMGQEIVRRESPRDPGGRSRLWIYKDVIHVLKNNSGTEAVEGIMLEDPIQKMEHLHAEAFSKMKNLRFLKIGNEKFPQDFINGTMQLPKSLNYLSDKLRIMEWHGYPFKSMPTSFEPNKLVELRMHCSCIKHLWKGIMNLDELRLIDLSDSQNLIKMPDLSGAPKLKQLILQRCIRLSEIHASLGNLKWLTRLDLNGCKCLSSLPNVCCCLMSLKILTLSGCSKINELPENLGNIKSLEELDVSETAITEVPSSFVLLKNLKVLSLRRCEGLSSISSNKLICCPLLRKRRVDPEGMLGHSLSNLWSLTELNLSLCNLQAIPDGLGCLSSLTHLDLRGNNFVCLPESTTRLSNMETLYLSGCTHLRSLPELPLNIDVIDGNGCTSLEILPIPRPKDGPYPLLFLLNCVKLNEDYSTMLLTTLRHHFQFKEDEPIFYNIIPGRDISKWFTHQSVGTSVNLQVPSLDKLKGVFVCALFVLRQHHLLHQPPSDDKSNGGYIFTHKLWLYLKANEYEIQPIPKFPFAEQFGKIESYHLYLGYVSYQSFEQALKENWSQVDANGIGQIEIGFKTEGPELEVTKCGARWFYKQEIEDLNQTMRGYNSSSSCSITPYEDDLEDSAKDTKTK